From Erigeron canadensis isolate Cc75 chromosome 5, C_canadensis_v1, whole genome shotgun sequence:
TACCTACAAAAGGTGCGGGAGTTGATGGAATGTTTCAGTCACTTCGAAATAGAGCACATCCGAaggaaccaaaacaaaaaagcagACGCCCTGAGCAAGCTAGCTTCACTCACATTCAGACACCTAGGGAAACAAGTACTGGTAGAAGTCCTCAAGGAAAGATCGATTGAAGAAAAACAAGTCTCTGACCTTGTGGAGGAAGAGGGCAAAAATTGGATGACCCCCATTTACGAGTATCTAGTAAGCGGGATACTCCCCGCAGACAAGGATGAAGCCCGAAAGATAAGAGTAAAAGCCCCGCAATATAAAATCCAAGATAAAAAGCTGTACAAGAAAGGCTTCGTCACGCCATGGCTCCGATGCGTAGGCCCAAACCAAGCAAAAATGATCATCCGAGAGATACATGAAGGAATCTGCGGAGCACATGCGGGAGCAAGATCCGTCGCAACGAAGGCTATGAGGCTAGGATATTTTTGGCCGACAATGCATCAGGACTCTACAGCATTACTGAAAAACTGAGAGTCATGCCAGATACGTGCCAATGTCCCGGGACAACCTAAGAATGATATGACCTCCGTAATGTCGGCATGGCCCTTCATACAATGGGGTATCGACATTGTGGGACCACTTCCCGAagcccaaaacaagaaaaaattccTGGTTGTCGCCATCGATTACTTCACCTAGTGGGTGGAGGCAAAGCCGCTGGCCACGACAAACGGAGACCAAATGAAGAAGTTTGTATGGGAGCACATCATATGCAGGTTTGGAATACCTCATACAATCGTCTCGGACAATGTCCCACAATTTGCCAAAGGCGTCTTCCCAGAATTCTGCAAGCAATTGCAAATTCAACAATCCTTCACATCCGTTTACCACCCCCAAGGGAACGGGCAGGTGGAGGTAACCATCAGAGAAATAATCAAAGGAATGGAGAAACGCTTAGGGCGAAACCACAGGGGATGGATGGACGAACTACCACTAGTCCTCTGGGCCAACAGGACAACGCCAAAACGAAGCAACGGAGAAACCCCTTTCAGTCTAGCATTCGGAACGAAGGCTGTAGTCCCAGCAGAATTCCAAGTCTCTACCCACAGGATGATAAACACCGAAAGGAACGAAGACGAACTAAGGatagatctggacttgctggaAGAACGACGAGAAATCGCCGCCATCAGAGAAGCTGCGTTTAAGAAAAAGATTGAAGGGTATTACAACAAAAGGGTAAACCCAACAACATTCAAAGTCGGTGACTACGTGCTGCGGTTGAATAGCACGAGCGAAAAAGAATACACTGGCAAAATGGGACCTACTTGGGAGGGCCCATACAGGGTAAGGAGAGCATTTGGAAAAGGAGCATACGAGCTGGAAACGCCCGAAGGAGCTCCGGTTGACAGAACATGGAATGGCTCAAATTTGCGTAAATTATACTGTTAAAattcctttcttttttaaaaatatatgtagtaCTAAATAAAAATGCCTGTAAGCAATTCTGATCATACATGTATTGGGCCAAGTGCCTCATTTAAGCATAAAATCCTACGGGAAAGtgcaaacaaaatatatataaaatggccatatatatataaaaatgaaaaaccataGAAAGTCCCGTACGGCTGGGTCGCTACCCTCGTAAAAAGGGAACAAGCTAACAGGGACGCCTGGACAAGCTAACCTTATACACGTGATTACGTAAGAGAAGCAAGTTTTAACTACTTctaaaaaatggttctcaagccaaaaataataaaatttgctATACAATGATGTTTCTAAAAACACAGAATATAGTCATATAAAAACATCATATGTTATAAGCAaaacaagaaattaaaacaTCTGTTAAACATACATATAAGTACCATAGTTTGAAATCAAAACAGATTAAAAGGTACATACCAAAATAagtcttaaaatatttatttcataacatatatatagttaatcaAATCGGGGTTTCACGACTAGGAAACTGTGCGCCCCAGTATTGTGTAGGTGGGTAAGATCATGAACATAGTTACTCTGGTAATTTGCCAGTTTAGAGATAGCTTGGTCAAACACCTGTATAGCCTGGAGATATTCAGGAGACTGATCGAAATGCTGAGCAAAAGCCATCCCCTTCTTCTTTGAAGCATTCACGACGGCATCAACCAAAGCAATAGCCTCCGACCCTGCAGCAAGAGTTTCACAAATATGGGGAATTACTTCTTTCACAAACACTTTTACCTCCCGGGGAAGTTCAACATTGTCCAGATCCTTTTCCAAAAGCTCATCATGACGCCTCTTTAAGCCTGCACGCAACACCTTCATCTCCACATCTTGCTCAGATAAGCGCTTCTCTAAGTAGGCAACCCGATCAAATAAACTAGTGATGACAAGCTGGGACTCCTTCAACATATCCTGAGAATACTCATATTCTCGACACATACCACGGACCAAGAGATTTTTTTGTTCACTCATGTTATCAGATAAGTGTTCCTCCTCCATGAATTTTCGAGAAGAATCACCAGAAAAGGAGATGGGAGGAAAAGCAGCAGGACCCTTCCCCTTATCCAAGACAGAGTCATCATCGACGTCGGTAATCTTTCTCTTTGACATGGCTCTTAAGTCTTGAGAGAAAAACGAAGACAGAGATTTttgaagaaacaaaaataaaacaagatggaggtatatgaaagaaaaagtagaaACAGTGACCTATGGGGAGGGAGCAGCGAAAAGACTGAAGGCAGAAGTTCAATTGAAGCAATAAATATTTCTGCGCAGCCAAATATTTTGGCACAGAAGAGAAAAAGTCCCAACCGTCGATTACACACCTAGGGATACGTGCAGCGACTTTTTGGTTCCCATTAACTGTAACATGTCATTTCATGATGAAGTATATTTCAAGTATAGTCCAAGGGAATGCTTATTTGGCAAAAATCATCCCCTTGGACTAGGGGGCTTGATGGCGTATCCATATTATACTACGAAAGGCCTGCCAAACGGATAAGTGCTAACCCGCAGCGTTACGAAGGAACCTGCGTGGGAAAGGCGCCCAACTGGAAATAATACCCAAATAAGGAAGAGATCACCTAAATCTCTtcttccctaaaataaggacaATCGGTTACAGCTAATAAAGAAAGGTAATCCGATCTATAATTAACGGATAAACTCAATGAGGAGGAAGTTTCCTTAAAGACTCTCCTTCCTCCTAATCACACATCTCCTATATAAGGAGACCCAAAACCTTGACAAAGGGAGATACAATCGATCACTCAACAAATATACATACTTCTGACCGTAAACATCAATGGCATAAGATCATGTTCATAAACACGGTCagtcattcatatatatagttcGATCTTAATTGGCTACACCACAAACCCTAttcaattggcgtaaagaggcttacactctaccatatgggaatcgccaacgaatagTCCAAAACCCCTCAAACCCCTTTTCTAACCCTAGCGCGATTTGGTGCACAAACATGTATTCATTGAAATCTAGAAATCGGAAGAACTTTAGTCCGTTTCCTCAAGGTCTTCGTGTGGAAGGTAGTACTGGCGGTACCGGTACCTTCTTGAACGGAGCTCTTCATTGGTTGGGTGGTAAATACAAAACTGATGGGCAGTATTTGAGCAGTGTAGTTTCTTTTGATTTATCGACGGAGTCTTATGTCAAAATTTCCGCACCTCCGTATGATGGTAAAAGTGATAGTGATACGCTGCATGATCTGAAACTTGGAGTTTTAGGAGAATGGTTCTGTGTGGTGTGTACTTATATGGAAAAGCATGGGGATGTGTGGGTGATGAAGGAATATGGAGTGACAACCTCTTGGGTTCAATTGTTTTCCATACAATATCCACCCATGAGAAGTTGGGATGTATTTTCTGCGCCTTTGTGTATTTCAGATGATGGGAAAGTTTTGGTACAATTCGGGTCAAATTTGGTTCTGTATGATCCGAAGAGTCTTTCTGTCTCAGAGATTCAAAGCTTTGAGGAATGGAGTAATGCAATTACCTTTGTTGAGAGCTTGGTTTCACCTGATTCCCACTAGTTATACTCTAGAAGCATGATATGCGACTTTGCatacaaattaataaaacatatatattgtcTACAGTTATTTTCTGTGTTCAGTATATGCGACTTTGCACAAAGATTATGCCTGCCTTCTAATATCTAATTTATGGTCATCTTTTCAATAGTTAAGGGCATAATTGTGGCTATTTTGAGATTACCTTGTCAGAAGCAGTTCAGTATTGTAAATTATTCATGATTGATGCCACACAAGGTCCATAACAATAGACAATTGACCGAAAATTGTTCTATTATTTGAGCCGTATCATTCCTAGCATAAGGTATTAAGCAAAGGACATAACTCGTTAACCAAAGTGGGATTTGTAATATGATTGTGACTAAAAGTCTGAAACTACACAACTCATATACATATGTAACCACGTATacaaaagtaaaacaaacccAAATTAAAATgctaaatcatatataaactatatcaaACGGTTGTGTAACCTTTTGCCTTCGTTTATAAAACCATCATTTGCTATATCATGTAGGTCTGCTGCTTTTTACACACAAAATCAATGCTAGCTGAAGCCATGAATTAGCAAACATAAAAGTGAAGCACCTGAATTGAAAGCATTCAATAAAGTTCTAAAACATCTTGAAATACAGatacataaaacaaaatgaaatgtTATGAATCGTCTCCAGGAAAAGATATCTCTGAAGCAACTTAGCATCTCATATACCAGATTGTGATACCCACAACAATCTATTGATAGTAACCAACTTATACCATTATGAAGTTTGATACTAAATAAGCATGACATAGTGGAACATGCTACTCTAAGTCCCAATCTTCAAGTTTCTTCGGTTCAGTCCACTTGATTGTTTCACCGCAGGGAGTTCCTCTGTCAAGCAACTCAAGGCTTTCCACATATGTATTCATCCAAATATTACAATAAGCTTCGAACCTCAAAAGTGTTGAGAGGATGCCGGTTCTAGTATTATAAACTCTAATATCAGAATCAGTTTGAAAATTAGGAAATGTGCGGATAAGCAAATCACCCTTGAAGGTCGGTTGCAAAATTTTGCCAGCATGAAATTTGGGGGATGCAAGTTTGAGAAACACAGACCAAGTTGGAACATGATTAGACTCTGTCCTCACCCAGATCCAAATATCATTACCTTTAGCACACATCAGAGCCAGAGAACCATTATGAGGCTAGATGTCTGAATTTCCAGCTGGCTTTCGGCAATGAAATTCTGCCAAAAACATGACTGCTCAGATTGAATGTCACGATAACACGATGGTGTACGTTTGGTGACTCACTTGCGACCTAATACAATGTTTCATTGACCAAACATGAGTCACAGCTCAGATGATAAAATGTAGTAGCAGGGGGGGCAATCTCAGCTGTGTTAAGGGGGTAAAGATATACTTCAAGTGCATCCCCAATATTATCTCCATAATGTATAGTCAGAATCTTGTAATCCTTGGTGATTGGGTCAAAACCAGATCCGACTGTAACATCCCCAATACAATTACCCCGCAAAGGAACCATAGGAATCATTAGTTGGCGCCGAACTGAAAAGTTCCATAGATACATAGTGAGAGATATATTACAGAGACACAGAATTCCATTACATGAACCAGCGATTTGAAATCCGACTCTAGGGAACTCAACTGCTGTAACACCCAAGTATCCTTCAGAAGACAATGGCAATTGGTCTTCCCGATGCAAGGTATGGATATCTTTTCCACTCATAACATCATTCGTGATGAGGACTTTTTGAGTAGTTTTGTCCAATCCCCAGAGTGTACTTGCGGATAAAATCAGGGCTGGAAATAAGAGCGAACCATAATTTGGAGACAGACCTAAACCGAAGAAGGGACTTGACCGGCAGCTTTATGAAGATTTTAACAACCAACTCTTGCGGTATATAATCAGACATTATGCAACAGCGATATTCCTATAGTTTTGTTTCCACAGAgataataaaaatgttaatcaTCATCTCAACAAGTAAACGCATAACTTATTTTAAAGCGCAAGGTGCAACGTATTTTAAACCCAACTTTTAAAAGTCGAAAAAAAAGATGGCATCCCAAAAACACCCTACCGACACACTACTTGAAAAATTCGATgaagcatttcatcaaacacctgaTGTCAATTTACCGAAAAACAATGCAACAAACCCAAAACATGTTGGAAGACACTTTTTATCAAACACCTGATGTGCAATTTAATAAAACCCTAATGAGTCATCCCTACATTGTTATTACTAGAGTTTATTATAATGATGGAAACAAAGGGAAAATTAATACATacacaaaaactaaaaaatcccacagataaaacaaaatatgaacTAAAAGgaaaagttataataaacagttaTAGAATATAATCAGTTAATATcgataaaacaaattaaacaaaaaattaaatataaccattgattaaatatatgtatataatatacggagtatataataaaaggaaaaataacttacaaaacaaaaagcagaggaacaagaagaagaagagggttCTGTCAGAGGTTTTTACTCCAAAAGTTTATATTATAGGTTTTACAGTAACTTGGAAGTGGCCCAATGGGCTCTCCTTTGATTGGATAACGTATATACTGAAACAATTATTTacttgttgtttttttttatatttaatagaCACTTAAtgcatttaattaagttttatgtttttttttatttaataaacaaagatAACCGtcaattatctattttttacttaatacatatagactttatttatacattcagtcATTTAATACATTCAgtacttaatgactaaaaaaaaaaacgaccccttcgtatttgtttatttaatttaaattgatgttaaaggtaaACCAAATGCATATTTGATATTGttcataaatatttatactAAACTAACTATTTTACCTGCGCAATGTGCGAATGTAATTGGCAACTTTAATCCGATCGCTAATCTAGAAGTTTAAAACTCATTACTTTTACGGTTAAAACCATCTCCAATGCTATTACATGACGTGAATGCTTTAAAACTGAGAAATAATGACTTAACAAGTGTTTGATGAGATAAAACACCTAAAAATAAAGGAAGGAAGGTTTACCATCTCTAGTGTAATccacaaataaataaatcaaaatcatcaaaactaatgactttttatatagaaatttCATACGTGTAAATGGCAACAGACTCTcattctattattttattttattttattttatttatgaataaataaatgatgACATCCACAAACATAAGCTATGACAATGTCAAGAAAAGATAAATGCTTTCTATTCTTGTGAAGGTGGAAAATATACAaatcaaattcattcacaattcctaaaaaaatatacaatgcacaaaattattatactaacttcttaattaaatatattcttGTAAGTAGATAATAACGTCTTCCCATATCTCATCATGTAACATCAGCAGAATAAGTATTGTTAAAAATATcaagttcaagtctgagggtCAGAGTTTACCTGTCGTGTTTTtaggcggattagtaggggttttctcttatcgggtatttgaaatagaaatTTTTATTTCGAGAGAACTCTTTAGCGCGAAACTAGTTAAGACAAAGTATGCCCACACATGTGTGTTTAAACTACCTTTGTATCAAACAATATAGATATTTTATGGGTTACTACCTAGTCTTTTTTGGCTTTTACAATTATTATCATCTAACTGATTTGTTATCTGGAATCCTTttactttataattttttttatttttattattaattaatgatgattaattTAATGATTAGAAATAATCTAAAAGACATGGGGgcttaaaattaagaatttaatGGAAAAATGAAACATCATAAAAATCTTACATGACATACTCTTATAATTGTCAACTAAGTGAAAATATATCATCTTTCagttatatagaaaaaaaaccGTTTAATTAAGATAGGTTGAAGAGAgaaataaaatattgtattcATAATTAAACAATAATGCATTAGAATATATACTATACCATTAGATAATTTAAGTTAATAAAATGAGTATTTagtttgaaaaataatattCACTAAAACACAAAGCtacatgtaataataataataataataataataataataataataataataataataataataataataataataataaataataataataatgcgaTAGAACATATATTATACATGTAACACCCCCCGTGACAGAAACGTGAGATGTAATTGAAAAGAGGTTGCAAATGAATATTATATAGAGAAAGTATATGATGTCCATTTAAAACAAGTTGTCATACACGAGTCAAAATACAACATACAAATCCCATGAAAGGGAAAAACAACCGAGCATCGTGCCCGAGTCTAAAGATCTAAAATGCAATCAAACGATCCTTAGGTCCATCTATAGGCATCAGCCCCTAGCTTGCAAGCGATTTCTCTTATACCTGAAAAAAATACTCAAAACGTCATCTAGGTTGGTGAGTCCGTAGGATCACGTAACGTATCGTACATTCAACGATTAACAACAACCAatcatacaatatatattagtaaTATCGTTCGGTAATACGTGGATTAACAATCCATATAACATGATTTCAAcaacccataacgtgagtaCAAACATACCCATAACGTAAATTCAACAATCCAAAACGTGACTATGACTAGCCATAACGTGACTATGAAGAGACAAACGTGACCAAAACGGGCCATAATTAACGTGACTATGAAGAGCCAAACATGACCACAACGGCCATACATACTGATCGTGTATAGATATCCACAAGACTAAAACATGTATATTGAAGCATTAAACCACTGGATAATAGCAACTAATAAAGGATGGATGGGACTTCAGACATAGGTACTCGAGTTACAGGCATGAGGTATAACGAGCTTGAAGGAACTTAAGAGGGGTTCGAGATGGACAAAGACAGGGGAGCTCGAGATAAGTAGGAAGGCTCGAGACAAGAataatagaaacaagatttgaTACCAGAGGCATGCCCTAGATATAAGAACATGAGAGACGACCTATTCGACTTATATATAAGTAATGAGAGGCTCGACCTATACAAATAAAGAGGGCTCGACTTGTATAAATAAAGAGGAGCTCGACTTACAGGGAGATGCAAACAAGGACTCGAAATGCAGGGGCTCGAGATAACATCTCCTTACTCGAGCTACTATGCGGCGAGGTATAGAAGGAATGGATCGGCTTTATTTAACCTAATGGGCCGAGTTGCAGCTCTTATTCTATGCTAAAACTCACTTGCTCGAGATAACAATACTCGAGATGGCAATGctcgaaatatatatatttattttcagaaGATTAGAAAGCTCGACTTACATAAATTAGAGATAGGAAGGGCTACTCGAGATAGGAAAGGCTCGAGGTATGCTATGGATGTGTGGGGCTCGAGATATAACAAGCAAGGCCAAGAAACCCTTGCTAGGGtatatatacaactaattaTATCTAATGGGCTGGACTATTTAAAATAAGTATGGGTTTGACCTCCCTTATCCTAATACCAGGATCTCGAGTAACATATGCCAGAGCTCGAGCTATGACCTCCTTTGCTCATCTATCAAGTGCTCGAGTAGCATAGCATGAGGTGCTCGAGCAATGCTAAATGGAGCTAGGCATCAATTTTTGTATCTAATAATACATGGGCCGGCCTGATTCTCTTTAATGGGTCTATATAGGCCGAAATGAGTTATGAACTTATATTACTAGAAAATGTTTTCTCTTGTTCGAATGCGTATCCATATATACtacttatatattttagttatgTAGCTTGACAGGCATgagctaaatatatatatatatttatttacatgCTACAGTCTTTACGACAGAAAGGAAACTGACAACATTAGAATCCTTGAAAAATGTTTGTCACCCTTCCAAATATACTCCTATAAAACCTCAATTGAATGTCTGTCAAACAACACATTCAATTCATATTCAATACTTACAATCAATCAGGATTCAATCATAACAATCAaattaatatcatatttattacTCAATCATTCCACCTTAAACTCGCCAAGAGTTTGTTAGATTTGCACTGATTTTTCAGGAGAGTAATAATTGCATAATAACCCTTATTTGTCACTGAGCCAATTAATTTAGGTtcaaacacatacatacatatatattacacatgtataacatatatatcatacatatattagttatttGTTCTCAATCAATCTCGCAGGTTTAAATCTAGTACATATTATTTAACATAAACTaaacattaaatatttaaatttccCTAGTACGATTCATGACACAAATTCAACTATAGTAGTAGATCAAACTGTGGCACCCATGACCACATCCACCAAAGTCTTGAAGTTTTGGCTAGAACTCCCGTCTGGTCCAACAGCCTTATGTGCAAGATCTTTTAACGCTTCAACTCTCTCCATTAGCCTACTTTTCGACGATCCATCTAACGATAAAACTTGTTCCAGAGCATGAATCATACCATGTTTTGTTAAGCTCCCACCTTGAACTCGCACTCCAATTCCCCAAACTTTCTCAACCATCCAAGTATTCATTTGTTGATCCCCGAAGAACGGCCTACATATCATTGGAACCCCAGCTCCGATACTCTCAATCACCGACTTCCATCCACAGTGTGTCACAAACGCCGCAATCGCAGAATGCTCTAATACTTGTACCTGTGGTGCCCATGGTATAATTTTTCCCATTCCATTGGTGCTTATTCTCTCCAAGAATCCTTTAGGGAAATACTTCTTGGAATCATTTTTTATAGACCACATAAATGATATTTTTGTATCTTCCAGCGCTTCAGCCAACGCAACTAGCTCTTGCGGTGGAAGATTACACACCGTGCCAAAGGCAATGTAGGCCACTGATC
This genomic window contains:
- the LOC122601557 gene encoding F-box/kelch-repeat protein At3g06240-like, with product MYSLKSRNRKNFSPFPQGLRVEGSTGGTGTFLNGALHWLGGKYKTDGQYLSSVVSFDLSTESYVKISAPPYDGKSDSDTLHDLKLGVLGEWFCVVCTYMEKHGDVWVMKEYGVTTSWVQLFSIQYPPMRSWDVFSAPLCISDDGKVLVQFGSNLVLYDPKSLSVSEIQSFEEWSNAITFVESLVSPDSH